A single Parabacteroides timonensis DNA region contains:
- a CDS encoding radical SAM-associated putative lipoprotein, giving the protein MKRLYPHLLKRTNWLLAGLLTLLGFSCSNDLDNDDDLVCEYGTPHANYEIKGKVVDRQNNPIPNVQIELRDSVPSRGWAHTDTLYTDNAGEFVWKTGEFPGKTFKLMATDIDDESNGGLFAADTSFVSFRDAEFVGGDDRWFSGSAIKDMKIILDEFVDTHKTSYAQYKIYGKVVDDKNYPVPGVVIRTTPSYLPEGAEKDFTRLVITNEHGMYSFTYDLEKDPADEYKVHATYMEGLWINYPFEEVTNTFNFEDIELTGGKGMLIGKGSKEVNFSIKLKTN; this is encoded by the coding sequence ATGAAAAGACTTTACCCGCATTTATTGAAAAGAACTAACTGGTTGTTAGCTGGTTTACTTACCTTGCTAGGATTTTCATGCTCCAACGATTTGGATAACGATGACGATCTTGTATGCGAATATGGAACCCCTCATGCCAATTATGAGATCAAAGGAAAAGTGGTAGACCGCCAAAACAATCCGATCCCTAATGTACAGATCGAACTCAGAGACTCTGTTCCCTCCAGAGGTTGGGCGCACACTGATACCCTTTATACCGACAATGCAGGGGAATTCGTGTGGAAGACAGGAGAATTCCCGGGAAAGACTTTTAAACTGATGGCTACCGATATAGACGATGAAAGCAATGGCGGACTATTCGCAGCAGATACCTCTTTCGTATCTTTCAGAGATGCAGAATTTGTGGGTGGAGATGACCGTTGGTTTAGTGGTAGTGCGATTAAAGACATGAAGATTATATTGGATGAATTTGTCGATACACATAAAACATCTTATGCACAATATAAGATTTACGGCAAAGTTGTCGACGATAAGAATTATCCGGTTCCCGGTGTCGTGATCCGTACAACTCCGAGCTATCTTCCGGAAGGGGCTGAAAAAGATTTCACCCGCCTCGTAATCACTAACGAACATGGCATGTATAGCTTTACATACGATCTGGAAAAAGATCCGGCCGACGAATATAAAGTTCATGCCACCTATATGGAAGGCCTTTGGATCAACTATCCGTTCGAAGAAGTCACAAATACATTTAACTTTGAAGACATCGAGTTAACAGGCGGTAAAGGCATGCTGATCGGTAAAGGCTCTAAAGAAGTCAACTTCAGTATAAAATTAAAAACTAATTAA
- the rpmF gene encoding 50S ribosomal protein L32 has product MAHPKRRQGKTRTAKRRTHDKAVAPTMAICPNCGAWHIYHTVCGECGYYRGKLAIVKEAAV; this is encoded by the coding sequence ATGGCACATCCTAAAAGAAGACAAGGTAAGACAAGAACAGCCAAGAGAAGAACTCATGACAAGGCTGTCGCTCCAACAATGGCTATTTGCCCGAACTGCGGCGCATGGCATATTTATCACACTGTATGCGGCGAATGTGGCTACTACAGAGGTAAGTTAGCTATCGTAAAAGAAGCAGCTGTGTAA
- a CDS encoding DUF4091 domain-containing protein — protein sequence MKNSLILCALLTLGPVCYAQQSDKITDYTELTDTKPHDSEAVWNKITTPTQLSWASTDVRYPKLSIPTVTKNSRWQTKAWKGERVNAQAVLWTTNDLSDATITVTDLKNGSSVIPASAITTNFVRYVMTDELNKDRKGGCGHRENKAEWDSSIVADVLDIVKLHDIKARTTQPIWMNVWVPSDARAGKYKGTLTVSGKNFQPMNLQVEIDVLNRTLPEPKDWKFHLDLWQNPYSVARYYNVPLWSKEHFDAMLPIMKMLANAGQRAITTSIMHKPWAGQTEDHFDSMVFRMKKIDGTWEYDYTVFDKWVEFMMNEVGINDLISCYTMIPWALSFDYYDQATNRVQFIDAKPGDAEYADYWGSFLKDFSRHLRAKGWFEKTAISMDERPMEAMQEAIKVIKAADPEFKITLAGNYHKEIQSDLYYLSIPYGHKFPEYVKAERDRKGQISTVYTCCSEAFPNTFTFSDPAEAPWTIVHAVAGGYDGYLRWAVNSWTADPLRDSRFRTWAAGDTYSIYPGPRSSIRFERLVEGLQDAEKIRILREELKGSKLAKLNKTVAMFTPEGLAETQKSATEMVNELNKLLNSF from the coding sequence ATGAAAAACTCTCTTATTCTCTGCGCCCTGCTTACGCTCGGCCCGGTTTGTTACGCACAACAATCTGACAAAATCACAGATTATACGGAACTGACCGACACCAAGCCACACGACAGTGAGGCTGTATGGAATAAAATTACAACTCCTACGCAATTAAGCTGGGCTAGCACAGATGTTCGTTACCCGAAACTGAGTATCCCGACCGTTACAAAAAACTCCCGTTGGCAGACAAAAGCCTGGAAGGGTGAACGTGTCAACGCTCAGGCGGTTCTGTGGACTACCAATGACCTGTCGGATGCAACGATTACGGTTACCGACCTGAAAAACGGTTCATCCGTTATTCCTGCATCTGCCATCACCACCAATTTCGTTCGTTATGTAATGACCGACGAACTGAATAAAGATCGTAAAGGCGGTTGCGGACATCGTGAAAATAAAGCGGAATGGGACTCTTCCATCGTTGCCGATGTGTTGGATATTGTAAAACTCCACGACATTAAGGCGCGTACCACCCAGCCTATTTGGATGAATGTATGGGTACCGTCGGACGCCCGTGCCGGTAAATATAAAGGAACACTGACCGTTTCCGGTAAAAACTTCCAGCCGATGAATTTGCAGGTGGAGATAGATGTACTCAACCGTACCTTGCCGGAACCGAAGGATTGGAAATTCCATCTGGACCTGTGGCAGAACCCATACTCGGTTGCCCGTTATTATAATGTGCCTCTCTGGAGTAAAGAACATTTCGATGCCATGCTTCCGATCATGAAGATGCTGGCGAATGCCGGACAACGTGCCATCACCACCAGCATCATGCACAAACCGTGGGCCGGACAGACGGAAGATCATTTCGACAGCATGGTATTCCGCATGAAAAAGATCGACGGTACATGGGAATATGATTATACTGTCTTCGACAAATGGGTGGAATTTATGATGAACGAAGTAGGTATCAACGACCTGATCAGTTGTTACACTATGATCCCGTGGGCACTCAGCTTTGACTATTACGACCAGGCAACCAACCGCGTTCAGTTCATCGATGCAAAACCGGGTGATGCCGAATATGCTGATTACTGGGGTTCTTTCCTGAAAGATTTCTCACGTCACCTGCGTGCAAAAGGCTGGTTCGAAAAGACAGCTATCTCTATGGACGAACGTCCGATGGAAGCGATGCAGGAAGCAATCAAGGTGATCAAAGCCGCCGATCCAGAATTCAAGATCACACTGGCCGGCAATTACCACAAGGAAATCCAGTCGGATCTTTATTACCTGAGTATCCCTTATGGCCACAAATTCCCGGAATACGTAAAGGCTGAACGCGATCGCAAAGGCCAGATCAGCACCGTTTACACTTGCTGTTCGGAAGCTTTCCCGAATACATTCACCTTCTCTGATCCGGCAGAAGCTCCGTGGACAATCGTTCATGCTGTAGCCGGTGGCTATGACGGCTACCTGCGTTGGGCTGTCAACAGCTGGACGGCTGATCCGTTGCGCGACTCCCGTTTCCGTACCTGGGCTGCCGGCGATACTTACAGTATCTATCCGGGTCCTCGCAGCAGTATCCGTTTCGAACGTCTGGTGGAAGGTCTTCAGGATGCAGAAAAGATCCGTATCCTCCGTGAAGAACTGAAAGGCAGCAAACTGGCCAAATTGAACAAAACAGTTGCCATGTTTACACCGGAAGGTCTGGCTGAAACACAGAAGTCAGCGACAGAAATGGTGAATGAATTGAATAAGTTGCTGAATTCGTTCTGA
- the era gene encoding GTPase Era, whose amino-acid sequence MENKHKSGFVNIVGNPNVGKSTLMNRLVGERISIITSKAQTTRHRIMGIVNTDDMQIVYSDTPGVLHPNYKLQESMLNFSESALGDADVLLYVTDVVETIDKNEEFLQRVKTVECPILLLINKIDTSNQGDLEKLVAHWKEILPKAEIIPISALSNFNIDYVKQRVEALMPDSPPYFEKDALTDKPARFFVTEIIREKILLYYQKEIPYAVEVVVELFKEEEEMIHIKALIIVERDSQKGIIIGHKGQALKKVGAMARKDIERFFEKKVFLEMFVKVEKDWRNRDNLLKNFGYQLD is encoded by the coding sequence ATGGAAAACAAGCATAAGTCCGGTTTTGTTAATATCGTAGGTAATCCAAATGTAGGTAAATCTACGCTAATGAACCGTTTGGTAGGGGAACGTATCTCTATCATTACGTCGAAGGCGCAGACTACCCGTCATCGTATCATGGGGATTGTGAATACCGACGATATGCAGATCGTGTATTCAGACACACCGGGAGTCCTGCATCCTAATTATAAGTTGCAGGAATCTATGCTAAACTTTTCAGAGTCGGCATTAGGTGATGCCGACGTGTTGCTCTATGTGACTGATGTCGTTGAGACAATCGATAAAAATGAAGAATTCCTGCAGCGGGTGAAGACGGTCGAATGTCCGATACTTCTGTTGATCAATAAGATCGACACAAGTAATCAGGGAGACCTTGAAAAGCTGGTAGCCCACTGGAAAGAGATTCTTCCGAAAGCAGAGATCATACCGATTTCAGCGCTTTCAAATTTTAATATTGATTATGTAAAGCAAAGGGTGGAGGCGTTGATGCCCGACTCTCCTCCTTATTTTGAGAAAGACGCGCTTACTGATAAGCCGGCCCGCTTCTTCGTTACGGAGATCATTCGCGAGAAGATACTCCTGTATTATCAGAAGGAGATACCGTATGCGGTAGAGGTCGTTGTAGAGCTGTTCAAGGAAGAAGAAGAAATGATTCATATCAAGGCGCTCATTATAGTGGAACGGGATTCCCAAAAAGGGATTATCATCGGGCATAAGGGACAGGCACTGAAAAAAGTAGGCGCCATGGCCCGTAAGGATATTGAACGCTTTTTTGAGAAGAAGGTATTCCTGGAAATGTTTGTCAAAGTAGAGAAAGACTGGCGTAACAGGGATAACTTATTGAAGAATTTTGGTTATCAGCTGGATTAA
- a CDS encoding TIGR04133 family radical SAM/SPASM protein → MDKRPGFRKRIALELFRSIRRNRAKLHELRTLFWECTLRCNASCRHCGSDCHVSASMKDMPMEDFLKVIDDITPHVDPNKVLVIFTGGEALVRKDIENCGLELYNRGYPWGIVSNGLLLTRERLDSLLASGLHSATISLDGFEEAHNWLRRHPKSFENAVNAICMLAEEKEIVWDVVTCVNQQNFKDLKLFKDFLVEMGVKRWRLFTIFPVGRAAEVPELQLSNEQFTWMLNFIRYCRKEGLIHVSYGCEGFLGNYEAEVRDSIFQCNAGVNTASVLADGSISGCPSIRANFHQGNIYKDKFIDVWNNEFKPYRNREWTRKGQCADCKMFRYCEGNGMHLYDDEGNLLFCHYNRIV, encoded by the coding sequence ATGGATAAGCGCCCCGGATTTCGTAAACGCATTGCCCTGGAACTCTTTCGAAGTATACGGAGAAACAGGGCCAAGCTACACGAACTACGCACACTCTTTTGGGAATGTACACTTCGTTGCAACGCTTCCTGCCGTCATTGCGGCAGCGATTGCCACGTATCGGCCAGCATGAAGGACATGCCGATGGAAGATTTTCTGAAAGTAATAGACGATATTACTCCTCATGTCGATCCCAATAAAGTGCTGGTTATATTTACCGGAGGAGAAGCCCTCGTTCGCAAAGATATTGAAAACTGCGGACTGGAATTATACAACCGGGGCTATCCCTGGGGGATTGTCTCGAACGGCCTGTTACTTACCCGCGAACGGCTGGACTCCCTATTGGCTTCCGGGCTGCACTCGGCAACGATCAGTCTCGACGGCTTCGAGGAAGCACACAATTGGTTGCGCCGCCATCCGAAGAGTTTCGAAAACGCAGTCAATGCCATCTGCATGTTGGCCGAAGAGAAAGAGATTGTCTGGGATGTCGTCACTTGTGTAAACCAGCAAAATTTCAAGGACCTGAAACTATTCAAGGATTTTCTCGTGGAGATGGGTGTAAAACGGTGGCGTCTGTTCACCATCTTTCCCGTCGGACGCGCCGCCGAAGTACCGGAACTGCAACTCAGTAACGAGCAGTTTACCTGGATGCTCAACTTCATCCGTTATTGCCGGAAGGAGGGACTTATACATGTCAGCTATGGCTGTGAAGGATTCCTGGGTAACTACGAAGCCGAAGTACGCGACTCGATCTTCCAGTGTAATGCCGGGGTCAATACGGCTTCAGTACTGGCCGACGGCTCTATATCCGGTTGTCCGAGTATCCGTGCCAACTTCCATCAGGGGAATATCTATAAAGATAAATTCATCGACGTATGGAATAATGAGTTCAAACCCTATCGCAACCGGGAGTGGACCCGCAAAGGACAATGTGCCGACTGTAAAATGTTCAGATACTGCGAAGGAAACGGTATGCACCTGTATGACGATGAAGGGAATTTATTATTCTGCCATTACAACAGGATCGTATAA
- a CDS encoding type II toxin-antitoxin system RelE/ParE family toxin: MENGAPKKPVVVSDRFWESYNSVYEQGLDLFGYFQAEAYAAKIKAALYELNWAYPYYPECCHLVTKSRIYRNVILDSHLIIYRITDNRIEILNIIHAASSINRIKQTRKIQIE, encoded by the coding sequence ATGGAAAACGGCGCTCCTAAAAAGCCGGTTGTAGTTAGTGACCGCTTTTGGGAAAGTTATAATTCCGTATACGAACAAGGCCTTGACTTATTTGGGTATTTTCAAGCAGAAGCATATGCTGCTAAGATAAAGGCTGCTTTGTATGAATTAAACTGGGCATATCCATATTATCCGGAATGCTGCCATCTTGTGACCAAAAGCCGTATCTATCGAAATGTTATCCTGGACTCTCATCTGATTATTTACCGTATTACTGATAACCGTATAGAAATATTGAATATTATTCATGCTGCTTCAAGCATAAATCGAATCAAACAAACGCGGAAAATACAGATAGAATAG
- a CDS encoding DUF6383 domain-containing protein, translated as MKRHFFLMIAAGLAYNTVANAEIVQPDSLIQYNAKGEKNSKTITQYGEDKRSEQQQVFMWNSAISDWVPHSQTNNTYDAAGNNIKQVFQIRYGETYKDLEVDIAVYDDQNRPIHKERKLLGTMNSVHVEDLTYSENKISVLLSDTTWNEDGAIYSVALNKKEITLNGAGNEIKSTAQSYYEESWFTSRVAQWEYDAENRMTKETSTGYTQNGEAAFWSEAEYTYTGKNTLFVQRNKNVADTDWTVYESKIEVTGKNPEITSAFIKNESGAWELMNQVYAYYPSGTGTSNEPVVAEPSFQVSTGEGTISVDTPEKMQVQIYDIRGKCHYNAIADGYVTVANLLAGIYIISVNGKTVKLGVR; from the coding sequence ATGAAAAGACATTTTTTTTTAATGATTGCAGCAGGATTGGCATATAACACGGTTGCGAATGCTGAAATAGTACAGCCGGACAGTCTTATCCAGTATAACGCCAAGGGGGAGAAAAATTCAAAAACAATTACGCAGTACGGCGAAGACAAAAGGAGTGAACAGCAACAAGTCTTCATGTGGAATTCAGCCATATCCGATTGGGTGCCTCACTCCCAAACGAATAATACGTACGATGCTGCAGGTAATAACATCAAGCAGGTTTTTCAGATTCGGTATGGAGAAACCTATAAAGATTTGGAAGTTGACATTGCCGTTTATGACGATCAGAATCGCCCGATACATAAGGAACGGAAATTGCTGGGGACAATGAATAGCGTTCATGTGGAAGATTTGACCTATTCGGAAAATAAAATATCTGTCCTTCTCTCGGATACGACATGGAACGAAGACGGGGCTATTTATTCTGTTGCTTTGAACAAAAAAGAGATAACGTTGAATGGTGCAGGTAATGAAATTAAATCTACTGCCCAGTCTTATTATGAAGAGTCGTGGTTTACTTCCCGGGTCGCCCAGTGGGAATATGATGCAGAAAACAGGATGACGAAAGAGACATCCACAGGCTACACGCAAAATGGAGAGGCTGCTTTTTGGTCGGAAGCCGAATATACGTATACAGGGAAAAATACATTATTTGTGCAGCGTAATAAGAACGTCGCAGATACCGATTGGACTGTTTATGAAAGCAAAATAGAAGTGACCGGTAAGAATCCCGAAATAACATCCGCTTTCATAAAAAATGAGTCCGGAGCATGGGAGTTGATGAACCAGGTTTATGCTTATTACCCTTCCGGAACGGGAACATCCAATGAGCCTGTTGTTGCTGAACCGTCTTTTCAAGTATCTACAGGCGAAGGCACAATCAGTGTCGATACTCCGGAAAAAATGCAGGTGCAGATTTATGACATTAGAGGGAAGTGCCATTATAATGCCATTGCCGATGGGTATGTAACTGTCGCTAATCTGCTGGCTGGTATTTACATAATCTCAGTAAACGGGAAAACAGTAAAGCTCGGCGTGCGCTGA
- a CDS encoding beta-ketoacyl-ACP synthase III — MDKLNAVITGVGGYVPEDVLTNEDISKLVDTTDEWIMTRVGIKERRILKGEGVGTSYMGIRAVKQLLEKTQVNPEEIEVILTATTTADHHFPTTSSIIAYHTGCKNAMTFDLQGACAGFLYGLETGANYIRSGRYKKVIVVAGDKMTSITDYQDRSTCPLFGDACGAVLLEPTTEEIGVLDTILRTDGVGYSHLIMKSGGSAYPSSHETVDNREHFVLQDGKYVFKYAVSYMADVAAEIAEKNNLTHDDITWIVPHQANLRIIDATAKRLGVDMNKVMINIQKYGNTSAGTIPICLWEWEDKLKKGDNLILAAFGAGFTWGAIYLKWGYDGKQA, encoded by the coding sequence ATGGATAAATTAAATGCGGTTATAACAGGTGTAGGCGGATACGTTCCCGAAGATGTGTTGACAAATGAAGATATTTCTAAATTGGTCGATACAACGGACGAATGGATCATGACGCGTGTTGGCATCAAAGAACGCAGAATATTGAAAGGTGAAGGGGTAGGAACCTCTTACATGGGCATTCGCGCTGTGAAGCAATTGCTCGAAAAGACGCAAGTAAATCCTGAAGAGATTGAAGTGATCCTGACTGCAACGACAACAGCTGACCATCATTTCCCTACAACTTCTTCAATCATCGCTTATCATACCGGCTGCAAGAATGCAATGACATTCGATTTGCAAGGAGCTTGTGCCGGATTTCTGTATGGGTTGGAGACTGGAGCGAACTATATTCGTTCGGGACGTTACAAGAAAGTAATCGTAGTTGCAGGTGATAAGATGACCTCAATTACCGATTATCAGGACCGTTCAACCTGTCCTTTGTTTGGTGATGCCTGTGGTGCTGTCTTGTTGGAACCGACGACGGAAGAAATCGGTGTTCTGGATACGATTTTGCGTACGGATGGAGTAGGTTATTCCCACTTGATTATGAAGTCCGGTGGTTCGGCTTATCCTTCCAGTCACGAAACAGTGGATAATCGTGAACATTTCGTTCTGCAGGATGGTAAATACGTATTCAAATATGCTGTTTCGTATATGGCCGATGTGGCAGCAGAGATAGCAGAAAAAAATAATTTGACTCACGACGATATTACCTGGATCGTCCCCCATCAAGCAAATTTGCGTATTATCGATGCAACAGCCAAACGTTTGGGTGTGGATATGAACAAAGTAATGATCAATATCCAGAAGTACGGTAATACAAGTGCCGGAACAATTCCTATCTGCCTTTGGGAGTGGGAAGACAAACTGAAGAAAGGAGACAATTTAATCCTTGCTGCGTTTGGTGCAGGTTTTACCTGGGGTGCAATTTATCTTAAATGGGGTTATGATGGAAAACAAGCATAA
- a CDS encoding radical SAM-associated putative lipoprotein, whose amino-acid sequence MDKAYFFFLTGMNKLLAGLLTLLGFSLAACDKIGADEYGAPYVEYEIKGKVVNDKGTAIPDIQVILPTPSQFEDSEYMWGDTVTTNKSGEFDIKPAVTSFGEDITFKIKTKDIDGEANGGLFEDKETEIAFKKEDLKGADGNWYYGKATKEVTITMKQAVKE is encoded by the coding sequence ATGGATAAAGCATATTTTTTCTTCCTGACCGGCATGAATAAACTTCTGGCAGGGCTCCTTACCTTACTGGGTTTCTCGTTGGCTGCATGCGATAAAATAGGAGCAGACGAATACGGAGCACCTTATGTCGAATATGAAATCAAAGGAAAAGTGGTAAACGATAAAGGAACTGCCATTCCCGATATACAAGTAATCCTTCCCACTCCCTCCCAGTTTGAAGACAGCGAATACATGTGGGGAGATACGGTAACCACAAACAAATCCGGAGAGTTCGATATTAAACCTGCGGTTACTTCTTTCGGGGAAGATATCACATTCAAAATTAAAACAAAAGATATCGACGGGGAAGCCAACGGCGGTTTATTCGAAGACAAAGAAACGGAAATAGCTTTCAAAAAGGAAGATTTGAAAGGAGCCGACGGTAACTGGTATTATGGTAAGGCCACCAAAGAGGTCACCATCACAATGAAACAGGCCGTAAAAGAATAA
- the der gene encoding ribosome biogenesis GTPase Der: MGNIVAIVGRPNVGKSTLFNRLTQSRQAIVNDEAGTTRDRQYGKVDWTGREFSLIDTGGWVINSDDVFEEEINKQVQVALDEADVILFVVDVLNGITDLDVEVAKILRRNKKPVIVVANKADNFEMHAASAEFYSFGLGDPFCVSAINGSNSGDLLDKIVEILPEDKNEELEEALPRIAVIGRPNAGKSSLINAFIGEERHIVTDIAGTTRDSIYTKYNKFGLNFYLVDTAGIRKKGKVNEDLEYYSVIRSIRAIENADVCVLMVDATRGIESQDLNIFSLVQKNKKGLVVCVNKWDLVEDKSQKVIDSYTNAIRERLAPFTDFPILFISALTKQRILKVLETAKEVYDNRKKRIPTAKLNEIMLPIIENYPPPAWKGKYIKIKYITQLPAGQVPSFVFFANLPQWIKEPYKRFLENKIRENWDFTGTPINIFIREK, encoded by the coding sequence ATGGGAAATATTGTAGCAATTGTTGGTAGGCCCAACGTAGGAAAGTCCACCCTGTTCAATCGTCTGACACAATCGCGTCAGGCTATTGTAAACGACGAAGCAGGGACAACCCGCGACCGCCAGTACGGTAAAGTAGACTGGACCGGTAGAGAGTTTTCGCTGATCGATACCGGTGGATGGGTAATTAATTCGGATGATGTTTTTGAAGAAGAGATAAATAAGCAGGTACAGGTCGCTCTCGACGAGGCCGATGTGATCTTGTTTGTTGTAGATGTACTGAATGGAATTACAGACCTCGATGTTGAAGTTGCTAAGATACTACGCCGTAATAAAAAACCGGTCATTGTAGTTGCAAACAAGGCGGATAACTTTGAGATGCATGCTGCTTCGGCCGAATTCTATTCATTCGGTCTGGGTGATCCTTTCTGTGTATCGGCTATCAACGGGTCTAACTCCGGCGACTTGCTGGACAAGATTGTCGAGATCCTTCCGGAAGACAAGAATGAAGAATTAGAAGAAGCGTTGCCCCGCATTGCCGTTATCGGTCGTCCGAACGCGGGTAAGTCGTCCCTGATCAACGCCTTTATCGGCGAAGAACGTCATATCGTAACAGATATTGCCGGTACGACACGCGACTCGATCTATACCAAGTACAATAAATTCGGTTTAAATTTCTATCTGGTCGATACGGCCGGTATCCGTAAAAAGGGTAAGGTGAATGAAGACCTGGAGTATTATTCGGTGATCCGTTCGATCCGTGCCATTGAAAATGCAGATGTCTGCGTGTTGATGGTGGATGCAACGCGCGGTATCGAAAGTCAGGACCTGAACATTTTCTCCCTGGTTCAAAAGAATAAAAAAGGTTTGGTTGTTTGTGTAAACAAATGGGATTTGGTAGAAGATAAGAGCCAGAAGGTGATCGACAGCTATACGAATGCGATTCGCGAACGCCTGGCACCGTTTACCGACTTTCCTATCCTGTTTATCTCGGCACTGACGAAACAACGTATCCTGAAGGTGCTTGAAACAGCGAAGGAAGTATACGATAACCGTAAGAAACGTATCCCGACAGCAAAACTGAACGAGATCATGTTGCCGATCATAGAGAACTATCCGCCTCCAGCATGGAAAGGAAAGTATATCAAGATCAAATACATCACTCAATTGCCAGCCGGACAGGTTCCGTCATTCGTATTCTTTGCCAACCTGCCGCAATGGATCAAGGAGCCTTACAAACGCTTCCTGGAAAACAAGATCCGGGAGAACTGGGATTTCACTGGGACACCGATCAATATTTTCATTCGCGAGAAATAG
- a CDS encoding YceD family protein — translation MGKFKLYNVDLKNLTPGVHEFEYLLENKFFVDIDGDEVQKGKVKVHLTVKRTSVAFEMNFQIEGVAIVPCDRCLDDMEIPIDTHNRLVVKFGKEYAEESDEVVVIPEEEGAINLAWFLYEFIALAVPMKHVHAPGKCNKAMSSKLKKHTSRSTDDGDDDYEEEVDDVSMDDDVSANSDPRWDALKGLIENDNN, via the coding sequence TTGGGGAAATTTAAATTATATAACGTAGATTTGAAAAATCTCACTCCAGGAGTACACGAATTCGAGTATTTACTGGAGAACAAGTTTTTTGTGGACATTGACGGAGACGAGGTCCAGAAGGGTAAAGTCAAGGTTCACCTGACGGTGAAACGTACGTCAGTGGCTTTTGAAATGAACTTTCAGATTGAAGGTGTAGCGATCGTTCCTTGCGACAGATGTCTGGACGATATGGAGATTCCGATCGATACCCATAATCGCTTGGTTGTGAAATTCGGCAAAGAATATGCTGAAGAAAGCGACGAGGTAGTTGTAATACCTGAAGAGGAAGGTGCCATCAATCTGGCATGGTTCCTTTATGAGTTTATTGCATTGGCAGTACCGATGAAGCATGTTCATGCTCCGGGAAAATGTAATAAAGCTATGTCGTCGAAGCTCAAGAAGCACACATCCAGAAGCACAGATGATGGAGATGATGATTACGAAGAAGAAGTGGACGATGTTTCCATGGATGATGACGTAAGCGCTAATTCTGATCCTCGCTGGGATGCCCTGAAAGGTTTAATAGAGAATGATAACAATTAA